The proteins below come from a single Streptomyces sp. M92 genomic window:
- the cobI gene encoding precorrin-2 C(20)-methyltransferase: protein MSSRLVGVGVGPGDPELVTVKGVNALRAADVVVVPVMDTGERGRAEATVLHYVGAEKVVRVVFALNERTDRARREAAWDAAGERVAGLLREYGRVAFATIGDPNVYSTFTYLAQTVGELVPGTVVETVPGITAMQDLAARSGAVLTEGTEPLTLVPVTAGAAVLKDALNGPGTVVAYKFGRQAAEVAEALRETGRLDDAVWGSALGLPEESVRAAAELDGGPLPYLSTLIAPARREGGRGGKL from the coding sequence ATGAGCAGCCGTCTGGTGGGGGTCGGGGTCGGCCCGGGTGACCCCGAGCTGGTGACCGTCAAGGGGGTCAACGCGCTGCGGGCCGCCGATGTCGTCGTCGTGCCCGTCATGGACACGGGTGAGCGGGGGCGCGCCGAGGCGACCGTGCTGCACTACGTGGGCGCCGAGAAGGTCGTACGGGTCGTGTTCGCGCTCAACGAGCGCACCGACCGGGCGCGGCGCGAGGCGGCCTGGGACGCGGCCGGGGAGCGGGTCGCCGGGCTGCTGCGGGAGTACGGGCGCGTCGCCTTCGCCACCATCGGCGACCCCAACGTGTACTCGACCTTCACCTACCTCGCGCAGACCGTCGGCGAGCTGGTGCCGGGCACCGTCGTGGAGACCGTGCCGGGGATCACCGCGATGCAGGACCTCGCGGCGCGGTCGGGGGCCGTGCTGACCGAGGGCACCGAGCCGCTGACGCTGGTGCCGGTGACGGCGGGCGCGGCCGTGCTCAAGGACGCGTTGAACGGGCCCGGGACCGTCGTCGCCTACAAGTTCGGCCGGCAGGCCGCCGAGGTGGCCGAGGCGCTGCGGGAGACCGGGCGGCTGGACGACGCCGTGTGGGGGTCGGCGCTGGGACTGCCCGAGGAGTCGGTACGGGCGGCCGCCGAGCTGGACGGCGGGCCGCTGCCCTACCTCTCGACGCTCATCGCGCCCGCCCGGCGCGAGGGCGGGCGGGGCGGGAAGTTGTGA
- the cobO gene encoding cob(I)yrinic acid a,c-diamide adenosyltransferase, with protein sequence MPKGQPSVVPDDGLTTRQRRNRPLVVVHTGIGKGKSTAAFGLALRAWNQGWPIGVFQFVKSAKWKVGEENALRVLGASGEGGSVDWHKMGEGWSWVQRDAQMDNEEKAREGWEQVKRDLAAETYRLYVLDEFAYPMHWGWVDTDEVVSVLRERPGTQHVVITGRNAPEKLVEFADLVTDMSKVKHPMDAGQKGQRGIEW encoded by the coding sequence GTGCCGAAGGGGCAGCCGAGTGTCGTGCCGGACGACGGCCTGACGACCCGTCAGCGGCGTAATCGTCCGTTGGTCGTCGTGCACACGGGCATCGGGAAGGGCAAGTCCACCGCCGCCTTCGGGCTGGCGCTGCGCGCCTGGAACCAGGGGTGGCCGATCGGGGTGTTCCAGTTCGTCAAGTCGGCGAAGTGGAAGGTCGGCGAGGAGAACGCACTGCGGGTGCTCGGCGCCAGCGGTGAGGGCGGGTCCGTCGACTGGCACAAGATGGGCGAGGGCTGGTCCTGGGTCCAGCGGGACGCCCAGATGGACAACGAGGAGAAGGCCCGGGAGGGCTGGGAGCAGGTCAAACGGGACCTGGCCGCCGAGACGTACCGGCTGTACGTGCTGGACGAGTTCGCCTACCCGATGCACTGGGGCTGGGTCGACACCGACGAGGTGGTGTCGGTGCTGCGGGAGCGGCCCGGGACCCAGCACGTCGTGATCACCGGGCGGAACGCGCCGGAGAAGCTGGTGGAGTTCGCCGATCTCGTCACCGACATGTCCAAGGTCAAGCACCCGATGGACGCGGGGCAGAAGGGGCAGAGGGGCATCGAGTGGTGA
- the cobJ gene encoding precorrin-3B C(17)-methyltransferase, whose protein sequence is MIGLISATAAGAAARDRLAAAWPDRTRVYGGPVADAVRTAFAECEQLVCFLATGAVVRLVAPLLDDKRTDPGVVCVDEGGRFAVSLVGGHGGGANELARAVGGVLGAEPVVTTATDAVGLPGLDTLGLPVEGDVAGVSRALLDGDPVALRAEVSWPLPPLPVAGDGAYTVRLTDRLVEPAGREAVLRPPSLVVGVGASKGAPVDEVLGLVEDALRDAGLSAASVAELATVDAKAQEPGIVGAAERLGVPLVTYAADELAGVEVPNPSDAPLAAVGTPSVAEAAALVGGGELLVPKRKSAASPAMATCAVVRRPGRGRLAVVGLGPGARDLVTPRAQAELRRASVLVGLDQYVDQIRDLLRPGTRVLESGLGAEEERARTAVEQARRGHAVALIGSGDAGVYAMASPALAEASDDIDVVGVPGVTAALAAGAILGAPLGHDHVSISLSDLHTPWEVIERRVRAAAEADIVVTFYNPRSRGRDWQLPKALAILAEHREPATPVGVVRNASRADESSRLTTLAGLDPATVDMMTVVTVGNTATRRIAGRMVTPRGYRWQEEPK, encoded by the coding sequence TTGATCGGCCTCATTTCCGCCACCGCGGCGGGAGCGGCGGCGCGGGACCGGCTGGCCGCGGCGTGGCCGGACCGCACGCGCGTGTACGGGGGTCCCGTCGCGGACGCCGTGCGGACCGCGTTCGCCGAGTGCGAGCAGCTCGTGTGCTTCCTGGCCACGGGGGCCGTGGTCCGGCTGGTGGCGCCGCTGCTGGACGACAAGCGGACGGACCCGGGTGTGGTCTGCGTCGACGAGGGCGGGCGGTTCGCCGTGTCGCTGGTCGGCGGCCACGGCGGCGGCGCCAACGAACTGGCCCGCGCGGTCGGCGGGGTACTGGGCGCGGAGCCGGTGGTGACGACGGCGACGGACGCCGTGGGCCTGCCCGGCCTGGACACGCTCGGGCTGCCCGTGGAGGGTGACGTCGCCGGGGTCTCGCGGGCCCTGCTGGACGGCGACCCGGTGGCGCTGCGGGCGGAGGTGAGCTGGCCGCTGCCGCCGCTGCCGGTCGCCGGGGACGGGGCGTACACGGTCCGGCTGACCGACCGTCTGGTGGAGCCGGCCGGGCGCGAGGCCGTACTGCGTCCGCCGTCCCTGGTGGTCGGCGTCGGCGCGTCGAAGGGCGCGCCGGTCGACGAGGTGCTCGGGCTGGTGGAGGACGCCCTGCGGGACGCCGGGCTGTCCGCCGCGTCGGTCGCCGAGCTGGCCACCGTGGACGCCAAGGCTCAGGAGCCCGGGATCGTGGGCGCCGCCGAGCGGCTGGGCGTGCCCCTGGTGACGTACGCCGCCGACGAGCTGGCGGGCGTCGAGGTGCCCAACCCCTCCGACGCCCCGCTCGCGGCCGTGGGCACGCCCTCGGTCGCGGAGGCGGCGGCGCTGGTGGGCGGCGGCGAACTGCTCGTGCCCAAGCGGAAGTCGGCGGCGTCGCCCGCGATGGCGACCTGCGCGGTCGTACGGCGGCCGGGGCGCGGGCGGCTCGCGGTGGTCGGGCTCGGGCCTGGCGCCCGGGACCTGGTGACGCCCCGCGCGCAGGCCGAGTTGCGGCGGGCGTCGGTGCTGGTCGGGCTCGACCAGTACGTCGACCAGATCCGCGACCTGCTGCGGCCCGGCACGCGCGTCCTGGAGTCGGGGCTCGGCGCCGAGGAGGAGCGGGCCCGGACAGCGGTCGAACAGGCCCGGCGCGGGCATGCCGTGGCGCTGATCGGCAGCGGGGACGCGGGGGTGTACGCCATGGCCTCGCCCGCGCTGGCGGAGGCGTCCGACGACATCGACGTGGTCGGGGTGCCGGGCGTGACGGCGGCGCTGGCGGCCGGGGCGATCCTGGGCGCGCCGCTCGGCCACGACCACGTGTCGATCAGCCTCTCCGACCTGCACACGCCGTGGGAGGTCATCGAGCGGCGGGTGCGGGCGGCGGCCGAGGCGGACATCGTCGTGACGTTCTACAACCCGCGCAGCCGGGGCCGGGACTGGCAGCTGCCCAAGGCGCTGGCGATCCTCGCGGAGCACCGGGAGCCGGCGACGCCGGTGGGTGTCGTGCGCAACGCGTCCCGCGCGGACGAGTCCAGCCGCCTCACCACGCTCGCCGGCCTCGACCCGGCGACGGTCGACATGATGACGGTCGTGACGGTGGGCAACACCGCGACCCGCCGGATCGCCGGGCGCATGGTGACGCCGCGCGGCTACCGGTGGCAGGAGGAACCGAAGTGA
- the cbiE gene encoding precorrin-6y C5,15-methyltransferase (decarboxylating) subunit CbiE, protein MITVVGMGAGAPPGADVAAGAELVVGGRRHLDAVRLPEGAERVVLGALAPALDTVAEYVAKERPVVVLASGDPGFFGIVRVLAERFGAQRLDVRPGVSSVAAAFARAGLPWDDAVVASAHGRDLRTAVNLCRAHPKVAVLTGPGAGPAELGAALRGDARVLVVASSLGSGEERVERVTPAEAAGRDWGSAVSVVLCLDEARALGPVRSVAGPRTGPGGWALDETEFAHRDSMITKFEVRALALARLGPRPGDLVWDVGAGSGSVAVECARLGAAVTAVEKTPDGVERVRANAAAHGLDVRVVHGAAPAVLSGLDAPDDPDAVFVGGGGRELPSIVAACARRARRAVVVAMAALDRVPAAREALLDAGLECDGVLLQSSRLAPLPGDVTRLAATNPVFLLWGVRPHSRTEGVAP, encoded by the coding sequence GTGATCACCGTGGTGGGCATGGGCGCCGGTGCGCCCCCGGGCGCGGACGTCGCCGCCGGGGCGGAGCTGGTCGTCGGCGGGCGGCGGCACCTGGACGCCGTACGGCTGCCCGAGGGGGCCGAGCGGGTCGTCCTCGGGGCGCTGGCGCCCGCCCTGGACACGGTCGCGGAGTACGTCGCGAAGGAACGGCCGGTGGTCGTGCTGGCCTCCGGCGACCCGGGGTTCTTCGGGATCGTGCGGGTGCTGGCCGAGCGGTTCGGGGCTCAGCGGCTGGACGTGCGACCCGGGGTGTCCTCCGTGGCCGCCGCCTTCGCGCGCGCCGGGCTGCCGTGGGACGACGCCGTGGTGGCCAGCGCGCACGGGCGGGACCTGCGGACGGCGGTGAACCTGTGCCGGGCGCACCCGAAGGTCGCCGTGCTGACCGGGCCGGGGGCCGGTCCGGCGGAGCTGGGCGCCGCGCTGCGGGGGGACGCCCGGGTCCTGGTCGTCGCGTCCTCGCTGGGCTCCGGCGAGGAGCGGGTGGAGCGGGTGACGCCCGCCGAGGCCGCCGGGCGGGACTGGGGGTCGGCGGTGAGCGTGGTGCTGTGCCTGGACGAGGCGCGGGCGCTGGGGCCGGTGCGCTCGGTCGCCGGGCCGCGGACGGGCCCCGGTGGCTGGGCCCTGGACGAGACGGAGTTCGCCCACCGCGACTCGATGATCACCAAGTTCGAGGTGCGGGCGCTGGCGCTGGCCCGGCTCGGGCCCCGGCCCGGGGACCTGGTGTGGGACGTCGGGGCCGGCTCGGGGTCCGTGGCCGTGGAGTGCGCGCGGCTCGGCGCCGCCGTCACCGCCGTGGAGAAGACGCCGGACGGCGTGGAGCGGGTCCGCGCCAACGCCGCCGCGCACGGTCTGGACGTGCGGGTGGTGCACGGGGCGGCTCCCGCGGTGCTGTCCGGCCTGGATGCTCCGGACGATCCGGACGCCGTGTTCGTCGGGGGCGGCGGGCGCGAACTGCCGTCGATCGTCGCCGCCTGCGCGCGGCGCGCCCGGCGCGCCGTGGTCGTCGCGATGGCCGCGCTGGACCGGGTGCCGGCGGCCCGCGAGGCGCTGCTCGACGCCGGGCTGGAGTGTGACGGGGTGCTGCTGCAGTCGTCCCGGCTGGCACCGCTGCCGGGTGACGTGACCCGGCTCGCGGCCACCAATCCCGTGTTCCTGCTGTGGGGCGTCAGGCCGCACAGCCGTACCGAAGGAGTTGCCCCTTGA
- a CDS encoding cobyrinate a,c-diamide synthase → MVTSSASSSVPRLVVAAPSSGSGKTTVATGLMAALAGRGLAVSPHKVGPDYIDPGYHALATGRVGRNLDAYLCGPELIGPLFLHGARGCDIAVVEGVMGLYDGAAGEGELASTAQVAKVLRAPVVLVVDASSQSRSVAALVHGFVSFDPEVRIGGVILNKVGSDRHEALLREAVDSVGVPVLGVLRRAAQAETPARHLGLVPVAERGSQAVEAVAAMAAQVADGCDLEALVGLARGAGALSCAAWDAGDALVSPPPPPLPVPSLGAAPPDGLKCIAVAGGAAFTFSYAEHSELLTAAGAEVVTFDPLRDEELPEGTAGLVVGGGFPEVYASELSANEPLRKAVAELVLGGAPVAAECAGLLYLCRELDGLPMCGVLDASARMSERLTLGYRDAVAVSDSALAVAGTRMRGHEFHRTVVEPGAGATPAWGMRAPERRVEGFVERGVHASYLHTHWASEPGVARRFVERCRTS, encoded by the coding sequence GTGGTGACCTCGTCCGCGTCCTCGTCGGTGCCCCGGCTGGTCGTCGCCGCGCCCTCCTCGGGGAGCGGCAAGACCACCGTCGCCACGGGGCTGATGGCCGCGCTCGCCGGGCGCGGGCTCGCCGTGTCGCCGCACAAGGTCGGGCCCGACTACATCGATCCCGGGTACCACGCGCTCGCCACCGGGCGGGTGGGGCGGAACCTGGACGCCTACCTGTGCGGGCCCGAGCTGATCGGGCCGTTGTTCCTGCACGGGGCGCGCGGGTGTGACATCGCCGTGGTCGAGGGCGTGATGGGGCTGTACGACGGGGCCGCCGGGGAGGGCGAGCTCGCGTCCACCGCGCAGGTCGCCAAGGTGTTGCGGGCGCCCGTCGTGCTCGTCGTGGACGCGTCGTCGCAGTCGCGGTCGGTGGCGGCGCTGGTGCACGGGTTCGTGTCCTTCGATCCGGAGGTGCGGATCGGGGGCGTGATCCTCAACAAGGTCGGGTCGGACCGGCACGAGGCGCTGCTGCGGGAGGCGGTGGACTCCGTCGGGGTGCCGGTGCTGGGGGTGTTGCGGCGGGCCGCGCAGGCGGAGACGCCGGCTCGGCATCTGGGGTTGGTGCCGGTGGCCGAACGGGGTTCGCAGGCGGTGGAGGCCGTTGCCGCGATGGCGGCGCAGGTGGCCGACGGGTGTGATCTGGAGGCGTTGGTCGGGCTGGCGCGGGGGGCCGGTGCGTTGTCCTGTGCGGCGTGGGATGCGGGTGACGCCTTGGTTTCCCCGCCCCCGCCGCCCCTTCCCGTCCCGTCCCTGGGGGCTGCGCCCCCAGACGGGCTGAAGTGCATTGCCGTTGCCGGTGGGGCCGCGTTCACGTTCTCCTACGCCGAGCACTCCGAGCTGCTCACCGCCGCCGGGGCCGAGGTCGTCACGTTCGATCCGTTGCGGGACGAGGAGCTGCCCGAGGGGACCGCCGGGCTCGTCGTCGGGGGCGGGTTCCCCGAGGTGTACGCCTCCGAGCTGTCCGCCAACGAGCCGCTGCGCAAGGCCGTCGCCGAGCTGGTGCTGGGCGGTGCTCCCGTCGCCGCCGAGTGCGCGGGGCTGCTGTACCTGTGCCGGGAGCTGGACGGGCTGCCTATGTGCGGGGTGCTGGACGCCTCGGCCCGGATGTCGGAGCGGCTGACGCTGGGATACCGGGACGCCGTGGCCGTGTCCGACAGTGCGCTGGCCGTCGCGGGGACGCGGATGCGGGGGCACGAGTTCCACCGGACCGTGGTGGAGCCGGGGGCCGGGGCCACGCCGGCATGGGGGATGCGGGCGCCCGAGCGGCGCGTCGAGGGATTCGTGGAGCGCGGTGTGCACGCGAGCTATCTGCACACGCACTGGGCGTCCGAGCCCGGTGTCGCCCGTCGGTTCGTGGAGAGGTGCCGAACGTCATGA
- the cobM gene encoding precorrin-4 C(11)-methyltransferase has protein sequence MDFVARDAAARTGKVTFVGAGPGAADLLTFRAARAIAEADVVIWAASLVQAEVLQHAREDAEVLDSATMSLEDVVAVYRRALAQGLRVARIHSGDPALWGGTQEQLDRCAEIGIATEVVPGVSAFSAVAALAQRELTIPEVAQSVVLTRLGGGKTPMPPGEEVREFAKHGTTMAVFLSAARSGQLVRELLEGGYPTDTPVVVAYQATWPEELVVRCTVGTLEETVKEHKLWKHTLFLVGPALDAHGTRSHLYHPGHFHGYRKADPEARRELRARGAST, from the coding sequence ATGGATTTCGTGGCCCGTGATGCCGCCGCCCGTACCGGCAAGGTGACCTTCGTCGGTGCCGGTCCCGGCGCCGCCGACCTGCTGACGTTCCGTGCGGCGCGCGCCATCGCCGAGGCCGACGTCGTGATCTGGGCGGCGAGCCTGGTGCAGGCGGAGGTGCTCCAGCACGCGCGGGAGGACGCGGAGGTTCTGGACTCGGCGACGATGTCGCTGGAGGACGTCGTGGCCGTCTACCGGCGGGCGTTGGCCCAGGGGCTGCGGGTGGCCCGTATCCACTCCGGCGACCCGGCGCTGTGGGGCGGTACGCAGGAGCAGCTGGACCGGTGCGCGGAGATCGGCATCGCGACCGAGGTCGTGCCCGGCGTCTCCGCCTTCTCCGCCGTGGCCGCGCTGGCGCAGCGTGAGCTGACGATCCCGGAGGTGGCGCAGTCCGTCGTCCTCACCCGGCTCGGCGGCGGCAAGACGCCGATGCCGCCCGGGGAGGAGGTCCGCGAGTTCGCGAAGCACGGGACGACCATGGCGGTGTTCCTGTCGGCGGCGCGCAGCGGGCAGCTGGTGCGGGAGCTGCTGGAGGGCGGGTACCCGACGGACACGCCGGTCGTCGTCGCTTACCAGGCCACCTGGCCGGAGGAGCTGGTCGTGCGGTGCACGGTCGGCACCCTGGAGGAGACGGTCAAGGAGCACAAGCTCTGGAAGCACACCCTGTTCCTGGTCGGTCCGGCCCTCGACGCGCACGGCACGCGCTCGCACCTGTACCACCCGGGGCACTTCCACGGTTACCGGAAGGCCGATCCAGAGGCGCGGCGTGAGCTGCGTGCGCGGGGTGCGAGCACGTGA
- a CDS encoding putative cobaltochelatase has protein sequence MSMPFPFTAVVGQDDLRLALLLNAVSPAVGGVLVRGEKGTAKSTAVRALSALLPPVDVVSGCRFSCDPDSPDPGCPDGPHEPGAFASRPARMVELPVGASEDRLVGALDIERALAEGVKAFEPGLLADAHRGILYVDEVNLLHDHLVDLLLDAAAMGASYVEREGVSVRHASKFLLVGTMNPEEGELRPQLLDRFGLTVEVAASREPDQRVEVVRRRLAYDDDPAGFAARWADEEAAVRARIVAARALLPSVRLGDGALRQIAATCAAFEVDGMRADIVMARTATALAAWAGRTDVLAEDVRQAALLALPHRRRRNPFDAPGLDEDKLDETLEEFGGQDGDGGGDDDPDPGPDGPGGQPEPDDAPQGDGDAAARPEAGEGGEPQPAGGAGEQSPARAAEPFRTKVLSVPGLGEGAAGRRSRARTEHGRTTGARRPQGALTKLHLAATVQAAAPHQRARGRSGPGLVVRRDDLRQASREGREGNLVLFVVDASGSMAARQRMSAVKGAVLSLLLDAYQRRDKVGLVTFRGSAADVALPPTSSVDAAAVRLESLPTGGRTPLAAGLLKAHEVLRVERLRDPARRALVVVVTDGRATGGPEPVALAGRAARLFAAEGTASVVVDCESGPVRLGLAGRLAGELGGTAVTLDELRADSIAGLVRDVQGTRRAA, from the coding sequence GTGAGCATGCCTTTTCCGTTCACTGCAGTCGTCGGACAGGACGACTTGCGTCTGGCACTACTCCTCAACGCGGTGAGCCCAGCCGTCGGTGGCGTCCTTGTGCGTGGTGAGAAGGGCACCGCGAAAAGCACCGCCGTACGCGCGCTGTCCGCGCTGCTGCCGCCGGTGGACGTCGTCTCCGGGTGCCGTTTCTCCTGCGACCCCGACTCCCCCGACCCGGGCTGCCCGGACGGTCCGCACGAGCCGGGTGCCTTCGCCTCGCGGCCGGCGCGGATGGTCGAGCTGCCCGTCGGCGCCTCCGAGGACCGGCTGGTGGGCGCCCTCGACATCGAGCGGGCGCTCGCGGAGGGCGTGAAGGCGTTCGAGCCGGGCCTCCTCGCTGACGCGCACCGCGGGATCCTCTACGTCGACGAAGTCAACTTGCTGCACGACCACCTCGTCGACTTGTTGCTGGACGCCGCCGCCATGGGCGCCTCCTATGTCGAGCGTGAGGGTGTGTCGGTGCGGCACGCCTCGAAGTTCCTGCTCGTCGGGACGATGAACCCTGAAGAGGGGGAGTTGAGGCCCCAATTGTTGGACCGGTTCGGTCTCACCGTCGAGGTCGCCGCCTCGCGCGAGCCCGACCAGCGCGTGGAGGTCGTACGGCGTCGGCTGGCCTACGACGACGACCCGGCCGGGTTCGCCGCGCGCTGGGCGGACGAGGAGGCCGCCGTACGGGCGCGGATCGTGGCGGCGCGGGCGCTGCTGCCGTCGGTGCGGCTGGGCGACGGGGCGCTGCGGCAGATCGCGGCGACCTGTGCCGCCTTCGAGGTGGACGGCATGCGCGCCGACATCGTCATGGCGCGGACCGCGACCGCGCTGGCGGCGTGGGCCGGGCGGACCGACGTACTGGCGGAGGACGTGCGGCAGGCCGCGCTGCTGGCACTGCCGCACCGGCGGCGGCGGAATCCGTTCGACGCGCCGGGGCTGGACGAGGACAAACTGGACGAGACGCTGGAGGAGTTCGGCGGGCAGGACGGGGACGGCGGTGGGGACGACGATCCCGACCCGGGTCCCGACGGCCCCGGTGGGCAGCCGGAGCCCGATGACGCGCCGCAGGGCGACGGTGACGCCGCCGCGCGGCCCGAGGCCGGGGAGGGCGGGGAGCCGCAGCCTGCCGGTGGTGCGGGTGAGCAGTCGCCCGCGCGTGCCGCCGAGCCGTTCCGGACCAAGGTGCTGAGCGTGCCGGGGCTCGGTGAGGGTGCCGCCGGGCGGCGTTCGCGGGCGCGGACCGAGCACGGGCGGACCACCGGGGCCCGGCGGCCGCAGGGTGCCCTGACCAAGCTGCATCTGGCCGCCACCGTGCAGGCCGCCGCCCCGCACCAGCGGGCGCGGGGACGGTCGGGGCCCGGCCTGGTGGTGCGGCGGGACGACCTGCGGCAGGCGAGCCGGGAGGGGCGCGAGGGCAATCTCGTGCTCTTCGTCGTCGATGCCTCCGGCTCGATGGCCGCGCGGCAGCGGATGAGCGCCGTGAAGGGTGCCGTGCTGTCGCTGCTGCTGGACGCCTACCAGCGGCGGGACAAGGTGGGACTGGTGACCTTCCGGGGTTCGGCGGCCGACGTCGCGCTGCCGCCGACCTCGTCGGTGGACGCGGCGGCGGTGCGGCTGGAGTCGCTGCCGACCGGGGGGCGTACGCCGCTCGCCGCCGGGCTGCTCAAGGCGCACGAGGTGCTGCGGGTCGAGCGGCTGCGGGACCCGGCGCGGCGGGCGCTGGTCGTGGTGGTGACGGACGGGCGGGCCACGGGTGGTCCCGAGCCCGTCGCGCTGGCGGGGCGGGCGGCGCGGCTGTTCGCGGCCGAGGGCACCGCGTCCGTGGTCGTGGACTGCGAGTCGGGGCCGGTGCGGCTGGGGCTGGCCGGGCGGCTCGCGGGTGAGCTGGGCGGTACGGCGGTGACGCTGGACGAGCTGCGGGCGGACTCGATCGCCGGCTTGGTGAGGGACGTGCAGGGGACGAGGAGGGCCGCGTAG
- a CDS encoding ZIP family metal transporter, protein MAVFVALGAFLMTLAGGWTAQRVTDRRHLVLGLAGGLMLGVVGLDLLPEALEAAGDEVFGVPEALLLFVAGFLLAHLVERLLAARRAAHGAEEHGHRSPEVGLTAAAAMVGHSAMDGVAIGAAFQVGGGMGAAVAMAVIAHDFADGFNTYTLTSLYGNARRRAVAMLFADAVAPVAGAASTLLFEIPEGVLGAYLGLFGGALLYLAAAEILPEAHHEHPARSTLLCTVAGAAFIWLVVGVAE, encoded by the coding sequence ATGGCGGTCTTCGTCGCGCTCGGCGCGTTCCTGATGACGCTGGCCGGCGGCTGGACGGCACAGCGGGTGACCGACCGGCGCCACCTGGTCCTCGGTCTGGCCGGCGGCCTGATGCTGGGCGTGGTCGGCCTCGACCTGCTGCCGGAAGCCCTGGAGGCGGCCGGCGACGAGGTGTTCGGCGTGCCCGAGGCGCTGCTGCTCTTCGTCGCCGGCTTCCTGCTGGCGCACCTGGTGGAACGCCTGCTGGCCGCCCGCCGCGCCGCGCACGGCGCCGAGGAGCACGGACACCGCTCGCCCGAGGTGGGCCTGACGGCCGCGGCCGCGATGGTCGGGCACAGCGCGATGGACGGCGTGGCGATCGGCGCGGCCTTCCAGGTCGGCGGCGGCATGGGAGCGGCGGTCGCGATGGCCGTGATCGCCCACGACTTCGCGGACGGCTTCAACACCTACACGCTCACCAGCCTGTACGGGAACGCCCGCCGCCGCGCCGTCGCGATGCTGTTCGCCGACGCGGTGGCCCCCGTGGCCGGTGCCGCGTCCACGCTCCTGTTCGAGATCCCCGAAGGCGTACTCGGCGCCTACCTCGGCCTCTTCGGCGGTGCGCTGCTCTACCTCGCCGCCGCCGAGATCCTCCCCGAGGCCCACCACGAGCACCCGGCCCGCTCGACGCTGCTGTGCACGGTCGCGGGCGCGGCGTTCATCTGGCTGGTGGTCGGCGTGGCGGAGTGA
- a CDS encoding precorrin-8X methylmutase yields the protein MNRVVHPIEQESYRRLRARLDTSHFPPLTRAVVERVIHSAADLEYASDLVTDEAALEKAYAALHAGAPVVVDVEMVAAGITRRETVCRLKDAVAGPDLTRSAHAIRLAYEQVGPGALWVIGNAPTALEELLTLDADPALVVGLPVGFVGAAESKAALRDSGLPAVSNVSEKGGSAVAAAALNALLYHPAHYPEHSEYPEHSEHSEEKS from the coding sequence GTGAACCGTGTCGTCCATCCCATCGAGCAGGAGTCCTACCGGCGGCTGCGCGCCCGCCTGGACACCTCGCACTTCCCGCCGCTGACCCGGGCGGTGGTGGAGCGGGTCATCCACTCCGCCGCCGACCTGGAGTACGCGAGCGACCTCGTGACCGACGAGGCCGCGCTGGAGAAGGCCTACGCCGCGCTGCACGCCGGGGCGCCCGTCGTGGTGGACGTCGAGATGGTCGCGGCCGGGATCACCCGGCGGGAGACCGTCTGCCGGCTGAAGGACGCCGTGGCCGGGCCGGACCTGACCCGTTCGGCGCACGCGATCCGGCTCGCGTACGAGCAGGTCGGTCCCGGTGCCCTCTGGGTGATCGGCAACGCGCCGACCGCCCTGGAGGAGCTGCTCACCCTGGACGCCGACCCGGCGCTCGTCGTCGGTCTGCCCGTCGGCTTCGTCGGCGCGGCCGAGTCCAAGGCCGCGTTGCGCGACAGCGGACTGCCCGCCGTCAGCAACGTGTCCGAGAAGGGCGGCTCGGCGGTCGCCGCCGCCGCGCTCAACGCCCTGCTGTACCACCCCGCTCACTACCCCGAGCACTCCGAGTATCCCGAGCATTCCGAGCATTCCGAGGAGAAATCGTGA